Proteins encoded by one window of Lacipirellulaceae bacterium:
- a CDS encoding ankyrin repeat domain-containing protein, with product MNNECVRHGFLCVVLTFACVFAVGDSTCGQEVSAKQGPALAQAAEQRDWNLIEPLLREGHDPSLTQPDGMTALHWAAYHGHVPTVGTLVATGVEIDSRTRYGVTPLSIAAHAGDAELVEILLGEGAEVNRKLPSGETPLMLAARSGSLETLRLLIDAGAKVKAAEKRGQTALMWAAAEGHLEIAHALLDAGAERDRTIGSGFDALKFAAREGKIEVALALIKAGADVNHAMEPKWGGERAPRKGMTALMLATESGHFELALKLVELGADPNDQQSGFTPLHAVSWVRRTSIGDNPAGDPPPRGSGSVTSLQFVRRLVEMGADVNARLERGHSAEAVFSNKGATPFLLAAKTVDMPLMKLLLELGADPLAKNADESTALMASAGIGVIAVGEEPGTVDEVLAAIDWLVSLGVDVNAKDKRGQTAMHGAAYRNYPEAVTRLAKHGADPKVWDKKNKYGHTPEMIAAGKRPGSLKPSPPTIAALEKAKLQFRAAN from the coding sequence ATGAATAATGAATGCGTCCGTCACGGATTTCTTTGTGTCGTTTTGACATTCGCTTGCGTCTTCGCCGTAGGCGATTCAACTTGTGGGCAAGAAGTATCCGCTAAGCAGGGCCCGGCACTCGCCCAAGCCGCAGAGCAACGTGACTGGAACCTCATCGAGCCCCTCCTCCGCGAAGGCCACGATCCCAGCCTCACCCAACCCGATGGGATGACCGCGCTGCATTGGGCAGCGTATCACGGACATGTGCCGACGGTGGGCACGCTCGTTGCCACGGGTGTTGAGATTGATTCTCGCACACGTTACGGGGTGACGCCGCTTTCGATTGCCGCGCACGCCGGAGATGCGGAGTTGGTTGAGATCTTGCTTGGCGAGGGAGCCGAGGTGAACCGGAAACTTCCCAGCGGGGAAACGCCGCTCATGCTGGCGGCGCGGAGTGGTTCGCTGGAGACGCTTAGGCTTCTGATTGATGCGGGCGCGAAGGTGAAGGCTGCTGAGAAGCGTGGCCAGACGGCGCTGATGTGGGCGGCGGCGGAAGGGCATCTTGAGATCGCTCACGCGCTGCTCGACGCGGGAGCGGAGCGGGACCGCACGATTGGTAGCGGGTTTGATGCGCTGAAGTTCGCAGCGCGTGAAGGGAAGATCGAAGTGGCACTTGCGCTGATCAAGGCCGGCGCCGACGTAAATCATGCGATGGAGCCCAAGTGGGGTGGAGAACGGGCACCACGCAAAGGAATGACGGCATTGATGCTCGCCACTGAGAGCGGGCACTTTGAGCTTGCTTTGAAGCTCGTCGAACTGGGTGCTGATCCGAACGACCAACAGAGCGGGTTCACGCCGCTGCACGCCGTGAGTTGGGTGAGACGAACCAGTATCGGCGACAACCCGGCTGGCGATCCTCCCCCGCGAGGATCGGGGAGCGTCACCAGTCTGCAGTTCGTACGACGGCTTGTCGAAATGGGAGCTGACGTAAATGCGAGGCTTGAGCGAGGCCATTCCGCGGAAGCCGTGTTTTCCAACAAGGGAGCCACACCATTCTTGCTCGCTGCAAAAACCGTTGACATGCCGTTGATGAAGTTGCTGCTGGAATTGGGGGCCGATCCACTCGCAAAGAACGCTGACGAGAGCACCGCGCTTATGGCTTCGGCAGGGATCGGAGTGATTGCCGTTGGCGAAGAGCCGGGCACGGTCGACGAAGTGCTGGCCGCGATCGATTGGCTCGTCTCCTTAGGCGTCGATGTCAACGCTAAGGACAAACGAGGTCAAACGGCAATGCACGGAGCCGCCTATCGCAACTATCCCGAGGCGGTCACGCGACTCGCCAAGCACGGCGCGGACCCAAAGGTTTGGGACAAGAAAAATAAATACGGCCACACGCCGGAAATGATTGCCGCTGGGAAACGGCCCGGTTCCTTGAAGCCCTCGCCCCCGACGATTGCGGCTTTGGAAAAGGCGAAGCTTCAGTTTAGAGCCGCGAATTGA
- a CDS encoding DUF1552 domain-containing protein produces MIGTQNCLSRRTLLRGAGTALALPLLDAMVPAMASLKETAAAPNKLRRLGYVYIPMGFNPKQWKPAGVKTSGDAALGELTPSLKSLAGVKDQVAVVTGMELQNAYPGSHATSNAAFLSAARAKRTESADYYLGATVDQIAVEHIGQQTQLPSLELAMDLLNNIGQCDNGYACVYQNNLSWASPTTPLPSEAHPRLVFETLFGEGDTPDQRRAAIAERASLLDSVTEEMKRLNLKLGATDRNRLDDYFTSIREVERRIQRAESNVKENPLPDLDRPVGVPAEYAEHARLMFDLQVLAFQGDITRIVTFQLAREASTRTYPEIGVSEPHHPLTHHGHNEEKLAKVAKINAFHVSLFAEFLEKLAATPEGNGTLLDHSLYLYGSGMGDGDAHDHTDLPILVAGGAAGNMRGGRHIHYDKPTPLANLHLTLLNKAGVPLETFADSDGKVEALFEPVAI; encoded by the coding sequence ATGATTGGAACTCAGAATTGCTTATCACGACGAACACTCCTTCGCGGCGCGGGCACCGCGTTGGCTTTACCGTTGCTCGACGCGATGGTGCCGGCGATGGCTTCGCTGAAGGAGACGGCTGCTGCGCCAAACAAGCTGCGGCGGTTGGGATATGTTTATATTCCGATGGGCTTTAATCCCAAGCAGTGGAAGCCGGCTGGCGTGAAGACTTCAGGCGACGCCGCCCTTGGTGAGCTTACACCAAGTCTCAAGTCACTCGCCGGCGTGAAGGATCAAGTGGCGGTCGTTACCGGGATGGAATTGCAGAACGCTTACCCAGGCTCGCACGCGACTTCCAATGCAGCGTTCTTGAGCGCGGCTCGCGCGAAGCGGACCGAGAGTGCGGATTACTATTTGGGAGCGACCGTTGATCAAATTGCCGTCGAACATATCGGTCAACAGACGCAGTTGCCCTCGCTCGAGTTGGCGATGGATCTGCTCAACAACATCGGCCAATGCGACAATGGTTACGCGTGCGTCTATCAGAACAACCTGTCGTGGGCTTCACCGACGACGCCGTTGCCTTCGGAAGCACATCCACGTTTGGTCTTCGAAACGCTTTTCGGTGAAGGGGATACGCCCGACCAACGACGCGCAGCGATCGCGGAGCGAGCGAGCTTGCTCGACTCGGTCACCGAAGAGATGAAGCGACTGAACTTGAAGCTCGGCGCGACAGACCGGAATCGCCTTGATGATTACTTCACGAGTATTCGCGAAGTCGAGCGACGTATCCAGCGTGCCGAGAGCAACGTCAAAGAAAACCCGTTGCCCGATCTCGACCGCCCCGTCGGTGTGCCCGCGGAGTATGCCGAGCATGCACGGCTGATGTTCGATCTGCAAGTCCTCGCCTTCCAAGGCGACATCACGCGAATTGTCACCTTTCAGTTGGCAAGAGAAGCAAGCACGCGTACTTACCCTGAGATCGGCGTCTCCGAGCCGCATCACCCGTTGACGCATCACGGGCACAACGAGGAGAAGCTCGCCAAGGTAGCGAAGATCAACGCGTTCCACGTCTCGTTGTTCGCAGAGTTCTTAGAAAAGCTCGCCGCCACACCCGAGGGGAACGGCACGCTGTTGGATCATTCGCTTTACCTTTACGGCAGCGGCATGGGCGACGGCGACGCCCATGATCACACCGACCTACCGATCCTCGTTGCCGGCGGAGCCGCTGGCAATATGCGTGGCGGACGGCACATCCACTACGATAAGCCAACCCCGCTAGCCAACCTGCACCTCACGCTCCTCAACAAAGCAGGCGTGCCGTTGGAGACGTTCGCCGACAGCGATGGGAAAGTCGAGGCGTTATTTGAGCCAGTAGCGATTTGA
- a CDS encoding DUF1592 domain-containing protein codes for MLALLQKLLCFGFVFLAPLDLSAESVEYVSDFLGNYCLECHSGDGAEAALDWETFEVSTLLSRSDRPLSKAENQAWEKAVKRLRARQMPPADATRPDESEYVEVLKILEEELDGRAERSPKPGRTESVRRLTRTEYKNAIRDLLHLDIEVERLLPVDQESHGFDNVTVGDLSPTLLNRYISAAQQISRMAVGSRHRGVGGVNFRIPPDRTQLTHLEGLPLGTRGGGLFKHTFARAGEYEFQIRLTRDRDEYIEGLQGTHDIDLLIDRELVKRFTVVAPKKGKQGYQRDDTLIDANLKVRVHVTAGPHAIGATFPQTSAALREIKRQPFDASYNRHRHPRPEPAIFEIAVTGPLGKPDDGEDASVADKLQEGETPSRQRLFVTRPNDPSSSMEAAACAERILRSVIRRAYRRPVSEDDLKKPMQFFKETWKPGGFDAGIESALAAVLVNPNFFFRVESEPEEVAAGEPYQVSDVELASRLSFFLWSSIPDDELLDLAEQNRLHEPNVLGDQVRRMLADERATALATNFADQWLYLRNLESFSPDLRRFPDFDDNLRKAMRRETQLLFECVRSEDRSVLDLLQADFTFLNERLAKHYGVPGVRGDYFRRVELEDRYRRGGLLRNGSILAVTSYATRTSPTIRGNWVLENLFGTPAPPPPPNVPALEEKTTLAELTIRERLAEHRANPQCASCHNLMDPLGFALENYDAVGRWRDFEGEGKIDSSGALPDGTELAGVADIEAGLLARPEMFVGTLTEKLLTYALGRGAEPTDGPAIREIVRQAAEEDYRFSSIIMGIVESVPFQMREAMEVE; via the coding sequence ATGCTAGCACTTCTTCAAAAGCTGCTGTGTTTCGGTTTTGTCTTTCTCGCACCACTTGATTTGAGTGCAGAGTCGGTCGAGTATGTCTCCGATTTTCTTGGCAACTACTGTTTGGAATGCCACTCAGGCGATGGGGCTGAAGCGGCGTTGGATTGGGAAACCTTCGAAGTCAGCACGCTGCTGAGCCGTTCAGATCGACCACTTTCTAAAGCGGAAAACCAGGCGTGGGAGAAAGCCGTGAAGCGGCTCCGCGCTCGACAGATGCCGCCGGCAGATGCGACGCGTCCCGACGAGTCGGAGTATGTCGAGGTGCTGAAGATTCTTGAAGAAGAACTCGACGGACGTGCCGAGCGAAGCCCGAAGCCAGGACGCACCGAGTCGGTTCGTCGGCTGACTCGCACCGAATACAAGAATGCAATTCGCGATCTCTTGCATCTCGACATCGAGGTTGAGCGGCTTTTACCGGTGGATCAAGAGAGTCACGGTTTCGATAACGTCACGGTGGGCGATCTCTCCCCGACGTTGTTGAATCGCTACATCTCTGCAGCGCAACAGATTAGCCGCATGGCGGTTGGCAGTCGTCATCGGGGAGTGGGGGGCGTGAACTTTCGGATCCCGCCGGATCGCACGCAGCTTACGCATCTCGAAGGCTTGCCGTTAGGGACGCGTGGCGGGGGCCTGTTCAAGCACACGTTTGCGAGGGCAGGGGAGTATGAGTTTCAGATCCGCCTCACCCGCGATCGCGACGAGTACATTGAAGGCTTGCAAGGGACGCACGACATCGACCTACTTATTGATCGCGAACTCGTGAAACGGTTTACCGTCGTGGCTCCCAAGAAAGGGAAGCAGGGATACCAACGTGATGACACGCTGATCGATGCGAACTTAAAAGTCCGTGTTCATGTGACTGCGGGCCCGCATGCGATCGGAGCGACGTTTCCGCAGACGTCGGCCGCGCTGCGCGAGATTAAACGGCAACCCTTTGACGCAAGTTACAATCGGCACCGGCATCCGCGACCGGAGCCGGCGATTTTTGAGATCGCCGTAACGGGGCCACTGGGGAAACCTGATGACGGCGAAGACGCAAGCGTTGCGGACAAGTTGCAGGAAGGTGAAACGCCGAGTCGCCAACGCTTGTTTGTTACTCGACCTAACGATCCTAGCAGCTCGATGGAAGCGGCTGCATGTGCTGAGAGGATTCTGCGCTCAGTTATCCGGCGTGCCTACCGACGCCCGGTTTCGGAAGATGATTTGAAGAAGCCAATGCAATTCTTCAAGGAAACATGGAAGCCGGGTGGTTTCGACGCGGGGATCGAATCAGCGCTGGCTGCTGTGTTGGTGAATCCGAATTTCTTCTTTCGCGTTGAGTCAGAGCCTGAAGAAGTAGCAGCAGGCGAACCTTACCAAGTCAGCGATGTCGAACTGGCCTCGCGTTTGTCGTTCTTTCTTTGGAGTAGCATCCCTGACGACGAGCTTTTGGATCTAGCTGAACAGAACCGATTGCATGAGCCTAATGTGCTTGGCGACCAAGTGCGGCGGATGTTGGCTGATGAAAGGGCAACGGCACTGGCGACGAACTTCGCTGATCAGTGGCTCTACTTACGCAACTTGGAGTCCTTCTCTCCTGACTTGCGCCGGTTTCCTGATTTCGATGACAACCTCCGCAAAGCGATGCGTCGTGAAACGCAGCTCCTGTTTGAATGTGTTCGAAGCGAAGACCGTAGCGTCCTCGACCTTCTGCAAGCGGACTTCACTTTCTTGAATGAACGACTCGCCAAGCACTATGGAGTGCCTGGGGTCCGGGGAGATTATTTCCGACGGGTAGAACTTGAGGACCGCTATCGACGCGGTGGACTGCTCAGGAATGGCAGTATTCTCGCGGTGACTTCTTACGCGACACGTACCTCCCCAACGATTCGCGGCAACTGGGTCTTGGAAAATCTGTTTGGCACCCCGGCACCACCCCCACCGCCGAACGTGCCGGCGTTGGAAGAGAAAACAACACTCGCCGAGCTCACTATTCGCGAGCGCTTGGCGGAGCATCGTGCCAATCCCCAGTGCGCGTCTTGCCACAACTTGATGGACCCGCTGGGCTTCGCACTCGAAAACTATGACGCGGTCGGTCGTTGGCGGGACTTTGAAGGCGAGGGAAAGATCGACTCTTCCGGTGCATTGCCAGACGGAACGGAGTTGGCAGGCGTCGCTGACATCGAAGCGGGCCTGCTGGCCCGCCCAGAAATGTTTGTGGGCACGTTAACCGAAAAGTTGCTAACCTATGCATTAGGCCGCGGCGCTGAACCTACCGATGGCCCCGCGATACGCGAGATTGTTCGGCAGGCAGCCGAGGAGGATTATCGCTTCTCATCGATTATCATGGGGATTGTCGAGAGTGTGCCTTTTCAGATGCGCGAAGCGATGGAGGTGGAATAA
- a CDS encoding multiheme c-type cytochrome — MRANSQNRAGNLLPSALLVVVGCGLLGYWFCTPDKPERTIPTAPVTVETLAESSQAETKEPSALNLKVQEMLAQGGCPGWITLASEPELLSEPTLEELPSVETHNDAQVQATSFDDSLLEEDDLLGDTDDLLAAPADPPSLEELPQPKDPEPKDDAESLLDARDDLLTPEPSGDANPRLAPGPSATQEREPHAQASPSPQRKLGVAPPTTNNNANQLFAPPRQSTPNPHANASQNTRPKTQQERCQFVADSLYPEAASCKTCHEKIYDEWSISSHAYAAVSPMFQKFEQTINDITHGTVGYFCLRCHSPVGTALNIDRTTPLWDQPQVAREGITCVACHRINEAYSKTNGQRHIVPGDIYAPVYGSIGGHGVAEVIAKKNDYKVKVDPANKKPGQPIHRAGVRFPQLAKSEFCTTCHQVAVHPGIKLEVVWEQYRASPACKKGVSCQDCHMGRIPGVASGYEVGAAAIVNKKKVNEHRKHSNHTFYGPGYSIAHPGIFPWNTKAQRWTMQEWLLFDWRAGWGTKEFEDALDDNLIHVSFPKVWDDVDDRMDAREIVEDNQKKLAHKNELRRAVLENGSHIDGPFFKHPPRLGQDLKFSYTVINTNDGHNLPTASLGAQPQLWANVVLIGPDGQRLWETGYLDPNGDLADIHSLYVRHKKTPFDWQLFNLQTMFLITGVKGTDRELPLPVNVSIDQLPFLRPGAQPISTINHPPFIRMESRSLPALGSRTVPYKIPAELIRQPGRYRLSFRMRSRAEPPYFMRFCSSTPEMIRRMTEGIMDFHQSSFEFVVR; from the coding sequence ATGCGAGCGAACTCACAAAACCGTGCAGGAAATCTCCTGCCCAGTGCGCTGCTCGTTGTCGTGGGCTGCGGCCTGCTGGGGTACTGGTTTTGCACTCCCGACAAACCAGAGCGAACGATTCCGACTGCGCCGGTCACCGTAGAGACGCTGGCCGAGTCTTCTCAGGCGGAGACAAAAGAACCCTCAGCGCTCAACTTGAAGGTGCAAGAGATGCTCGCCCAGGGTGGCTGCCCTGGGTGGATTACTTTGGCGAGCGAGCCGGAACTTCTCTCCGAGCCAACCCTCGAAGAGTTGCCTTCCGTTGAAACGCATAATGACGCACAAGTCCAAGCGACTTCGTTCGACGACTCGCTTCTTGAGGAAGACGACCTCTTGGGCGACACCGACGACTTGCTGGCGGCACCTGCTGATCCGCCGAGTCTCGAAGAGCTTCCCCAGCCGAAGGATCCCGAGCCGAAAGATGATGCAGAAAGTTTGCTCGATGCTCGCGATGACTTGTTGACGCCTGAACCGAGCGGCGACGCCAACCCCAGGCTTGCGCCAGGGCCTAGTGCAACACAAGAGAGAGAGCCGCATGCGCAAGCATCCCCTAGCCCCCAGCGCAAGCTGGGGGTTGCGCCACCAACGACAAACAACAACGCAAATCAACTCTTCGCACCACCCAGGCAGTCGACCCCCAATCCCCACGCCAACGCAAGCCAGAACACGCGCCCAAAAACCCAGCAAGAGCGTTGCCAGTTCGTTGCCGATTCGCTTTATCCCGAGGCCGCATCGTGCAAGACTTGCCATGAGAAGATCTACGACGAATGGAGCATCTCGAGCCATGCGTACGCGGCGGTCTCGCCAATGTTTCAGAAGTTTGAACAGACGATCAATGACATTACTCACGGCACGGTCGGCTACTTCTGCCTACGCTGCCACTCGCCTGTAGGAACGGCACTAAACATTGATCGCACAACGCCGCTTTGGGACCAGCCCCAAGTCGCCCGTGAGGGGATTACCTGCGTCGCCTGCCATCGCATCAACGAGGCGTACAGCAAGACCAACGGTCAGCGTCACATCGTTCCCGGCGACATCTACGCGCCGGTGTACGGCTCCATCGGCGGTCACGGCGTCGCCGAAGTAATCGCAAAGAAGAATGATTACAAAGTAAAAGTTGACCCCGCCAATAAGAAACCGGGGCAGCCGATTCATCGCGCGGGTGTTCGATTCCCTCAGTTGGCCAAAAGCGAATTCTGCACCACTTGCCACCAAGTCGCTGTGCATCCGGGCATCAAGTTAGAAGTCGTTTGGGAACAGTACCGCGCATCTCCCGCCTGCAAAAAAGGTGTGAGTTGCCAGGACTGTCACATGGGCCGCATTCCCGGTGTGGCCAGCGGCTATGAAGTCGGCGCTGCCGCAATCGTTAATAAGAAGAAGGTCAACGAGCATCGGAAACATTCGAACCACACCTTCTACGGACCCGGCTACTCGATCGCTCACCCTGGGATCTTTCCCTGGAATACCAAGGCACAGCGTTGGACGATGCAGGAGTGGCTCCTCTTTGATTGGAGAGCGGGCTGGGGAACAAAGGAGTTTGAGGACGCGCTGGATGACAATCTCATTCATGTCAGCTTCCCAAAAGTCTGGGACGACGTCGACGACCGCATGGATGCACGAGAGATCGTCGAAGACAACCAAAAGAAGCTCGCCCACAAAAACGAGCTTCGGCGAGCGGTCCTCGAGAATGGCTCGCATATCGATGGCCCTTTCTTCAAACACCCACCTCGACTTGGGCAAGACCTCAAGTTCAGCTACACCGTGATCAATACCAACGACGGCCATAACTTGCCAACGGCCTCGCTCGGCGCGCAGCCGCAACTTTGGGCCAACGTAGTTCTGATCGGCCCAGATGGTCAGCGACTCTGGGAGACTGGCTACCTCGACCCGAACGGCGACTTGGCCGACATCCATTCGCTCTACGTTCGCCACAAGAAAACGCCATTCGATTGGCAACTCTTCAACTTGCAAACGATGTTCCTCATCACGGGTGTGAAAGGGACTGACCGCGAGTTGCCGCTGCCCGTGAATGTCAGCATCGATCAACTTCCATTCCTCCGTCCGGGTGCACAACCGATCTCGACGATTAACCACCCACCGTTCATTCGCATGGAAAGCCGCTCGCTTCCGGCGCTTGGCTCGCGAACGGTTCCCTACAAAATCCCGGCCGAACTCATTCGCCAACCGGGACGTTACCGACTCAGTTTCCGAATGCGAAGCCGCGCGGAGCCGCCCTACTTCATGCGTTTCTGCAGCAGCACACCGGAAATGATTCGTCGCATGACGGAAGGGATTATGGATTTCCATCAGTCCAGTTTTGAATTTGTCGTGAGGTAA
- a CDS encoding DUF4252 domain-containing protein, with the protein MLVAKEVSGVRAARRKPAGSTPVTVALLVALFGSAAATANAQEETITGRIEFDHAAIPNAEAAFEVDLGKGMLTDVSGLFGAALDGIVEGLLESVKGQESQAITQSAEYLKSVQEIINQVGGAVSEVRIRGYDRLTEEDSGKRSALIAHYQKRIKEANWDDLVRVRERNATAIVSALREDGAIRGLFVIGSEGNNLVLVNVVCDLSPEKVKIVSKNIAQLSMKLGLKQELEKVMREIQRDMH; encoded by the coding sequence ATGTTGGTAGCAAAAGAAGTCAGTGGCGTCCGAGCCGCAAGGCGTAAGCCTGCGGGTAGCACTCCAGTAACCGTCGCTTTGCTGGTGGCCTTGTTCGGCAGTGCAGCAGCGACTGCCAACGCACAAGAAGAAACGATTACCGGTCGGATTGAATTCGACCACGCGGCGATTCCCAATGCGGAGGCAGCCTTTGAAGTAGACCTTGGCAAGGGCATGTTGACCGATGTCAGCGGCCTGTTTGGAGCCGCCTTGGATGGCATCGTCGAGGGGCTGCTGGAAAGCGTGAAGGGCCAGGAGTCACAAGCGATTACGCAGTCTGCGGAGTACCTAAAATCCGTTCAAGAGATCATCAACCAAGTCGGTGGAGCGGTTAGCGAAGTGCGGATTCGCGGTTACGACCGACTGACCGAGGAGGATAGCGGCAAGCGTTCTGCTCTGATTGCACACTACCAGAAGCGTATCAAAGAAGCCAATTGGGACGACCTTGTCCGCGTCCGCGAGCGCAACGCAACGGCAATCGTTTCAGCCCTCCGAGAAGATGGCGCGATCCGTGGCCTGTTCGTCATCGGCTCAGAAGGAAACAATCTCGTCCTCGTGAACGTGGTGTGTGATCTTTCGCCAGAGAAGGTGAAGATCGTCTCGAAGAACATCGCCCAGCTCTCGATGAAGCTCGGGCTCAAGCAAGAGCTTGAGAAAGTGATGCGCGAGATTCAACGCGATATGCACTAA
- a CDS encoding cyclic nucleotide-binding domain-containing protein, which yields MEVAVSRPQRWDQPFSPSMRDVDVEHLLQLDPFAQIDAQRFPASLSLRDLLLNDTRIVDYKSGDFIVREGDYGSSAFLILQGNVRVVLSGLSAESMGRPSERKRSWWSALWQLATNPKLPEVRHGKSSATASFDLSDVESDPDSLTSVRKDAEGPRVFVQDVPRLVAGTENDRLGPGELFGEYAAMTRSQRPATVFAEGEVTVVEIRWQGLRDLMRRTEALRLHVERLYRQNSLRLHLRETPLLESLSTTQIDAVAEATVFESHGHFSWNDNYEATLRGRRGDAVEREPVIAEENQSADGLLLVRSGFARVSQRFGSGHRTLAYLGKGQAFGSSEAVRSFQEQRTISLEFSLRALGYVDVLRIPREALEALVLPHLSPAKVAEWTLKPLYGVTNQQLVSSAPNANPGKKLNQAKLEFLVERRLINGQQAMAIDLERCTRCDDCVRACAATHDNNPRFVRQGPRHGPIQITHACMHCVDPVCMIGCPTGAIARDTATGVVRINDQSCIGCTTCANSCPYDNIKMVEIRDRRGSVLIDESTHQPIAKATKCDLCHNQPTGPACVAACPHDALVRIDLGNLGELSGWLDR from the coding sequence ATGGAAGTCGCCGTCAGCCGTCCCCAGCGTTGGGATCAGCCGTTCAGTCCGTCGATGCGTGACGTCGATGTCGAGCATCTCTTGCAGCTCGATCCCTTCGCCCAGATCGATGCCCAAAGGTTTCCCGCAAGTTTGTCGCTTCGCGACTTACTTCTCAACGACACACGGATTGTTGACTACAAGAGCGGAGACTTCATCGTCCGCGAGGGCGACTATGGCAGTAGTGCATTTCTCATTCTGCAAGGGAACGTCCGCGTCGTTCTGAGTGGACTCTCCGCGGAGTCGATGGGACGACCCTCCGAGAGGAAAAGAAGCTGGTGGTCGGCGCTATGGCAGTTGGCCACTAACCCCAAGCTGCCGGAAGTTCGCCACGGCAAGTCGTCCGCGACGGCATCCTTTGATCTCTCGGATGTGGAATCCGATCCAGACAGTCTGACCTCCGTCCGCAAGGATGCTGAGGGGCCTCGCGTATTTGTGCAAGATGTTCCCCGACTTGTTGCCGGCACCGAAAACGATCGGCTCGGTCCCGGTGAACTCTTTGGCGAGTACGCCGCCATGACACGGAGTCAGCGACCGGCAACAGTTTTCGCTGAGGGGGAAGTGACGGTCGTCGAGATTCGTTGGCAAGGGTTGCGCGACCTCATGCGACGCACCGAAGCGTTGCGTCTGCATGTCGAACGGCTCTATCGACAAAACAGCTTGCGATTGCACCTTCGAGAAACACCATTGTTGGAGTCGCTTTCAACGACACAGATCGACGCGGTTGCTGAGGCAACTGTCTTCGAGTCGCACGGACATTTCAGTTGGAACGATAACTACGAAGCAACCTTGCGAGGAAGGCGCGGCGATGCGGTCGAGCGCGAGCCCGTCATTGCTGAAGAGAACCAATCGGCTGACGGATTGTTGCTCGTGCGTTCCGGATTCGCTCGGGTCAGTCAGCGCTTTGGAAGTGGTCACCGCACACTGGCTTATCTGGGCAAAGGTCAAGCCTTTGGCTCTTCGGAAGCAGTAAGATCCTTCCAAGAGCAGAGAACAATTTCGCTTGAGTTCTCACTTCGCGCACTGGGATACGTCGACGTGTTGCGTATTCCCAGAGAGGCCTTGGAAGCTCTCGTTCTGCCTCACTTGTCACCGGCCAAGGTGGCCGAGTGGACGCTCAAGCCCCTGTACGGCGTGACGAATCAGCAACTGGTTAGCTCAGCACCGAATGCCAATCCGGGCAAGAAACTGAATCAAGCCAAGCTCGAATTCTTAGTTGAGCGGCGACTGATCAATGGTCAACAAGCGATGGCTATTGATTTGGAGCGCTGTACCCGCTGTGACGATTGCGTTCGCGCTTGTGCGGCGACGCACGACAATAACCCCCGATTCGTCCGACAAGGTCCACGCCATGGACCCATCCAAATTACACACGCCTGCATGCACTGTGTTGATCCGGTCTGCATGATTGGCTGCCCAACCGGCGCCATCGCGCGTGATACGGCAACCGGGGTGGTGCGGATTAACGATCAAAGTTGTATCGGCTGCACCACTTGCGCGAACAGTTGCCCGTATGACAATATCAAGATGGTTGAGATTCGTGACCGACGCGGTTCAGTTCTCATCGATGAATCCACGCACCAACCAATTGCCAAAGCAACGAAGTGTGACCTGTGCCACAACCAGCCGACAGGACCCGCTTGCGTCGCTGCCTGCCCACATGACGCTCTAGTACGGATTGACTTAGGCAATCTGGGTGAATTATCTGGCTGGCTCGATCGCTAG